Proteins co-encoded in one Rhodococcus sp. PAMC28707 genomic window:
- the nusA gene encoding transcription termination factor NusA: MNIDIAALRAIEADKGVSIETVISTIQSALLTAYRHTEGHQPHAWIDVNRKTGSVRVMAKEIDGDGNTISEWDDTPQGFGRIAATTARQVILQRLRDAEHERSYGEYATHEGEIVGGVIQRDTRANAKGTIIVRIGSDANGADGVLPPAEQVPGESYEHGERIKCYVVGVARGQRGPQITLSRTHPNLVRKLFALEVPEIADGSVEIVAVARESGHRSKIAVKSTVSGLNAKGACIGPIGQRVRNVMSELAGEKIDIIDFDDDPATFVGNALSPSKVVSVTVVDAEARAARVVVPEYQLSLAIGKEGQNARLAARLTGWRIDIRSDAATAPESTSA; the protein is encoded by the coding sequence GTGAATATCGACATCGCGGCGTTGCGCGCCATCGAAGCGGACAAGGGGGTGTCGATCGAGACGGTCATCTCGACGATTCAGTCCGCCCTGTTGACCGCTTACCGTCACACCGAGGGCCATCAGCCCCATGCGTGGATCGACGTCAATCGCAAGACCGGCTCGGTGCGAGTGATGGCAAAAGAGATCGACGGTGACGGCAACACGATCTCGGAGTGGGACGACACCCCCCAAGGGTTCGGCCGCATCGCTGCGACAACTGCCCGGCAGGTGATCCTTCAGCGTCTGCGTGATGCCGAGCACGAGCGTTCGTACGGCGAGTATGCGACGCACGAGGGTGAGATCGTGGGCGGGGTCATTCAGCGGGACACCAGAGCAAATGCCAAGGGCACGATCATCGTGCGGATCGGCAGCGATGCCAACGGTGCAGACGGCGTGCTGCCGCCTGCCGAGCAGGTGCCGGGAGAGAGTTACGAGCACGGCGAGCGAATCAAGTGCTACGTGGTCGGAGTCGCCCGGGGCCAGCGCGGACCGCAGATCACCCTCTCGCGTACCCACCCCAACCTCGTGCGCAAGCTGTTCGCACTCGAGGTTCCGGAGATCGCCGACGGGTCGGTCGAGATCGTCGCCGTTGCGCGCGAGTCCGGTCACCGGTCGAAGATCGCGGTCAAGTCCACGGTATCGGGTCTGAACGCCAAGGGCGCATGCATCGGGCCGATCGGTCAGCGTGTGCGCAACGTGATGAGCGAACTGGCCGGCGAGAAGATCGACATCATCGACTTCGACGATGATCCCGCTACCTTCGTCGGGAATGCGCTGTCTCCGTCGAAGGTTGTGTCGGTCACGGTCGTGGATGCCGAGGCTCGTGCCGCACGTGTGGTCGTGCCGGAATATCAGCTGTCGCTCGCGATCGGCAAAGAGGGGCAGAACGCCCGGCTGGCAGCTAGGCTAACCGGCTGGCGCATCGATATCCGTAGCGACGCGGCCACGGCACCCGAGTCCACCAGCGCGTAA
- a CDS encoding MATE family efflux transporter, translating to MVESTASAEASPRRILGLALPALGVLAAEPLYLLFDAAVVGRLGALPLAGLAVGGLVLTQVSTQLTFLSYGTTARAARMHGAGRERDAVGEGVQATWLAVALGVAIVAVMQVLAAPILFVIGGGGEIAEEATAWFRIAVFGVPFILISMAGNGWMRGVQNTRRPLRFVVFGLLVSGVLCPLLVHGLLGFPRLELLGSAVANLVGQSIAGCLFIGAISRAGVPLRPRWSVMRVQLILGRDLVLRSLAFQACFLSAAAVAARFGAAAVAANQVVLLLWNLVSLTLDSLAIAAQTLVGAALGKGDVRGATKLGWRLTAWSTMFAIVLAAMFAAGVPVIPELFTTDPAVVDQMHSIWWIFVAIIPIAGIVFALDGVLLGSGDAAFLRTATLVCALLGFLPFIWLSLGLDWGLTGIWVGLGVFVSLRAIAVVLRTLSGRWALAGADIQRDAG from the coding sequence TTGGTCGAATCCACTGCTTCGGCGGAGGCGTCCCCGCGCAGAATTCTCGGTTTGGCCCTCCCTGCACTCGGTGTCCTCGCGGCTGAGCCGCTTTACTTGCTTTTCGACGCGGCAGTGGTGGGCAGGCTGGGTGCGCTTCCGCTTGCTGGACTGGCCGTCGGCGGTCTGGTTCTGACTCAGGTCAGCACACAGCTGACGTTTCTCTCGTACGGCACAACGGCGCGTGCCGCTCGAATGCACGGTGCCGGGCGCGAGAGGGACGCGGTCGGTGAGGGCGTCCAGGCGACGTGGCTCGCCGTTGCGCTGGGTGTGGCGATCGTGGCCGTGATGCAGGTGCTGGCGGCTCCGATTCTCTTTGTCATCGGCGGCGGCGGTGAGATCGCCGAGGAAGCTACCGCGTGGTTCCGGATCGCTGTATTCGGTGTACCTTTCATCCTGATTTCGATGGCGGGCAATGGGTGGATGAGGGGTGTTCAGAACACCAGGAGGCCGCTTCGTTTCGTAGTTTTCGGGCTGTTGGTCTCGGGCGTGCTGTGCCCGTTGTTGGTACACGGTCTGCTCGGGTTTCCGCGACTGGAACTTCTCGGGTCGGCGGTAGCGAACCTGGTGGGCCAGTCGATCGCAGGGTGTCTGTTCATCGGCGCGATTTCGCGTGCCGGGGTTCCGCTTCGGCCCAGGTGGTCGGTGATGCGAGTGCAGTTGATTCTCGGTCGCGATCTCGTCCTGCGTAGCCTGGCGTTCCAAGCGTGCTTCTTGTCGGCTGCTGCAGTGGCCGCCCGGTTCGGAGCCGCCGCTGTCGCTGCCAATCAGGTTGTCCTGCTGTTGTGGAATCTCGTGTCGTTGACTCTTGATTCTTTGGCCATCGCGGCTCAAACACTTGTCGGCGCTGCTTTGGGCAAAGGCGACGTCCGTGGCGCCACCAAGCTGGGTTGGCGATTGACCGCGTGGTCCACCATGTTCGCGATCGTCCTGGCAGCGATGTTCGCGGCCGGCGTGCCGGTGATTCCCGAGCTGTTCACCACAGATCCAGCCGTGGTGGATCAGATGCACTCGATCTGGTGGATATTCGTGGCTATCATTCCGATCGCCGGAATCGTGTTCGCCCTCGACGGAGTTCTGTTGGGTAGCGGAGACGCAGCCTTCCTCCGGACCGCCACACTGGTATGTGCCCTACTGGGTTTTCTGCCCTTCATCTGGTTGTCGCTGGGGCTGGACTGGGGATTGACCGGAATCTGGGTCGGTCTAGGCGTATTCGTGTCGCTGCGGGCGATCGCGGTGGTACTGCGGACACTCTCGGGTCGGTGGGCGCTCGCGGGCGCCGACATTCAACGCGACGCCGGATGA
- a CDS encoding bifunctional oligoribonuclease/PAP phosphatase NrnA translates to MAETQDDFAHAIELLEAARSVTVLCHIHPDADTIGSGLALGLVLSRRGVDVQVSFATPAELPGSMDALPGRELLVPAGDVRVDVDLVVTVDAGSKGRLGALSDRVDAAHSTLVIDHHRSNTRFGTWNVVDENAVSTTAVIARLFDAWNVDIDRDLAECLFAGLVTDTGSFRWVQPGSHTLAERLLATGIDGAALTRKLLDTHPFAWLPMLGSVLGAAELVPDAAGGLGLVYTAILREDSAGLRSEEIESVIDIVRTATEAEVAAVLKQQSGDDWTVSLRARTQVDVSLVATSLGGGGHRKASGYTATGSKSDVVASLIAALG, encoded by the coding sequence GTGGCAGAGACGCAGGACGATTTCGCTCATGCGATAGAACTGTTGGAGGCTGCCCGATCCGTCACCGTGCTGTGTCACATCCATCCGGATGCCGACACCATCGGTAGCGGTCTCGCACTGGGGTTGGTTCTTTCGCGTCGTGGAGTGGACGTGCAGGTGTCGTTTGCGACGCCTGCCGAGCTGCCGGGGTCGATGGACGCACTACCGGGCCGCGAGCTCTTGGTACCGGCCGGTGACGTGCGAGTCGACGTCGATCTCGTGGTCACAGTCGATGCCGGGAGCAAGGGTCGGCTCGGAGCACTGTCCGACCGAGTCGATGCTGCACATTCCACGCTCGTCATCGATCATCATCGGTCCAATACTCGGTTCGGCACCTGGAACGTGGTCGATGAGAACGCAGTTTCGACCACCGCGGTGATCGCTCGGCTGTTCGACGCATGGAATGTCGACATCGATCGAGATCTGGCCGAATGCCTGTTTGCCGGTCTTGTCACCGACACCGGATCGTTTCGTTGGGTGCAGCCCGGCTCTCATACTCTTGCCGAACGTCTACTTGCGACCGGTATCGACGGGGCTGCGCTGACGCGGAAGTTGCTCGATACGCATCCGTTCGCGTGGTTGCCGATGTTGGGATCGGTTCTCGGAGCGGCAGAGCTGGTCCCGGACGCGGCGGGCGGACTCGGGCTCGTCTATACCGCGATTTTGCGCGAAGACTCCGCAGGCCTTCGCTCGGAAGAGATCGAGAGCGTCATCGACATCGTCCGCACCGCGACCGAAGCCGAAGTGGCGGCGGTACTCAAACAGCAGAGTGGTGACGACTGGACCGTGTCGTTGCGCGCGAGGACACAGGTCGACGTTTCCCTTGTGGCAACGTCTCTCGGTGGCGGCGGCCATCGTAAAGCTTCGGGGTACACAGCTACTGGTTCCAAGTCCGACGTCGTCGCGTCCCTCATCGCCGCACTCGGTTGA
- the rbfA gene encoding 30S ribosome-binding factor RbfA → MVDPARARKLAKRIAAIVATAIDHEIKDPRLAFVTVTDCKVTADLHDATVYYTVMGEDLDTAPDLQAASAGLEKAKGVLRSKVGAGTGVRFTPSLTFVTDTVPDTARHMEGLLERARLADSEVARAAASAKPAGDADPYKAPRETVDGSESTDVD, encoded by the coding sequence ATGGTGGATCCAGCGAGAGCCCGCAAGCTCGCCAAGCGAATTGCCGCCATCGTCGCCACGGCGATCGATCATGAGATCAAAGATCCCCGTCTGGCGTTCGTGACCGTCACCGACTGCAAGGTGACAGCGGATCTGCACGACGCAACCGTGTATTACACGGTGATGGGCGAAGACCTGGATACGGCCCCGGATCTGCAGGCTGCATCTGCGGGGTTGGAGAAGGCCAAAGGTGTACTTCGGTCGAAAGTCGGTGCAGGGACCGGTGTTCGCTTCACGCCGTCGTTGACGTTCGTGACCGATACCGTTCCGGACACTGCGCGGCATATGGAAGGACTTCTCGAGCGCGCACGCCTTGCCGACAGCGAGGTCGCCAGAGCGGCAGCATCGGCCAAGCCTGCGGGTGACGCAGATCCGTACAAGGCGCCGCGGGAGACGGTCGACGGTTCCGAGTCGACCGACGTGGACTGA
- the infB gene encoding translation initiation factor IF-2, whose product MPGKARVHELAKELGVTSKELLARLKEQGEFVKSASSTVEAPVARRVRESFPAGKPDSAPVTGASNGAQASGGEQASAPKPASAAKPGGPRPGPKPTPRPTPAAPVAQEPVAPVAAEAPVAPVSTPVPAPAAPAPSVPAPAAPVEQAPAASADVTPEATAAPAPAGPKPGAPGPKPGPKAPRVGNNPYSSAPAERPAPRPAPGAPRPAGSSRPAPGQGGPRPAAAGGARPAAGQGAPRPAGPGGPRPSPGSMPPRPNPGAMPTRSARPSPAAGRPGGGRPGGAPGGRPGGAGAGGYRGGGAPGAPGGAPAGGAPAGGFRGRPGGGGRPGQRGAAAGAFGRPGGAVRRGRKSKRAKRAEYESMQAPAVGGVRLPRGNGETIRLARGASLSDFADKIDANPAALVQALFNLGEMVTATQSVNDETLELLGGEMNYVVQVVSPEDEDRELLNAFDLTYGEDAGGEEDLEQRPPVVTVMGHVDHGKTRLLDSIRNTTVREGESGGITQHIGAYQVLTELEGNERLVTFIDTPGHEAFTAMRARGAKATDLAILVVAADDGVMPQTVEAINHAQAADVPIVVAINKIDKEGANPDKIRQQLTEYGLVAEEYGGDTMFVEISAKQGTNIDALLEAVLLTADASLDLRANPDMDAQGVAIEAHLDRGRGPVATVLIARGTLRVGDSIVAGDAYGRVRRMVDEHGEDVIEALPSRPVQVIGFTSVPGAGDNLLVVDEDRIARQIADRRNARKRNALAAKSRKRISLDDLDAALRETSQLNLILKGDNSGTVEALEEALVGIQIDDEVELRVIDRGVGGVTETNVNLASASNAIIIGFNVRAEGKATELANREGVDIRYYSVIYQAIDEIESALKGMLKPVYEEVALGQAEIRAMFRSSKVGSIAGCLVTSGTIRRNAKARLLRDNKVVAETVTISSLRREKEDVVEVREGYECGLTVTYSDIKVGDVVEAYELREKARD is encoded by the coding sequence GTGCCAGGTAAGGCCCGCGTACACGAGTTGGCTAAAGAACTCGGTGTAACCAGTAAAGAACTACTCGCACGGCTCAAAGAGCAAGGCGAGTTCGTCAAATCCGCATCGTCCACGGTAGAAGCGCCAGTTGCGCGTCGTGTCCGTGAATCGTTCCCGGCCGGCAAGCCGGATTCCGCTCCGGTCACCGGTGCTTCCAATGGCGCACAGGCCAGTGGCGGCGAACAGGCCAGCGCACCGAAGCCGGCTTCGGCTGCCAAGCCCGGTGGACCTCGTCCGGGACCGAAGCCGACCCCGCGCCCGACTCCTGCTGCTCCCGTAGCACAGGAACCGGTAGCTCCAGTCGCAGCCGAGGCTCCCGTTGCGCCGGTATCGACTCCGGTGCCTGCACCGGCAGCTCCGGCACCATCCGTTCCGGCGCCCGCTGCTCCGGTAGAACAAGCTCCCGCAGCATCGGCCGACGTAACTCCAGAGGCCACAGCGGCGCCTGCCCCGGCAGGTCCCAAGCCAGGCGCACCCGGCCCCAAGCCGGGCCCCAAGGCTCCGCGTGTCGGTAACAACCCGTATTCGTCTGCCCCCGCCGAGCGTCCTGCCCCGCGCCCCGCGCCGGGTGCACCACGCCCGGCTGGTAGCAGTCGACCCGCTCCGGGTCAGGGTGGACCTCGTCCGGCAGCAGCGGGCGGTGCACGTCCGGCCGCTGGTCAGGGCGCACCTCGCCCGGCAGGACCCGGCGGACCTCGTCCGAGCCCGGGTTCGATGCCTCCTCGTCCCAACCCCGGCGCGATGCCTACCCGTTCGGCACGTCCGAGCCCAGCGGCAGGTCGCCCCGGCGGCGGCCGTCCCGGCGGTGCTCCAGGTGGTCGTCCCGGTGGCGCAGGCGCCGGCGGTTACCGCGGTGGCGGCGCACCGGGTGCTCCCGGTGGTGCTCCCGCAGGTGGTGCTCCCGCAGGTGGCTTCCGCGGTCGTCCCGGCGGCGGTGGCCGTCCAGGTCAGCGCGGTGCAGCTGCAGGTGCTTTCGGTCGACCCGGCGGAGCAGTTCGTCGTGGCCGCAAGTCGAAGCGGGCAAAACGCGCCGAGTACGAGAGCATGCAGGCACCCGCTGTCGGTGGCGTCAGGTTGCCACGCGGCAACGGTGAGACCATCCGTCTCGCCCGCGGCGCGTCGCTGTCCGATTTCGCGGACAAGATCGATGCGAATCCAGCAGCACTCGTACAGGCTTTGTTCAACCTCGGCGAGATGGTCACTGCCACTCAGTCCGTGAACGACGAGACCCTAGAACTGCTCGGCGGCGAGATGAACTACGTCGTTCAGGTCGTCAGCCCCGAGGACGAAGATCGCGAACTGCTCAACGCGTTCGACCTCACCTACGGCGAGGACGCCGGCGGTGAAGAGGACTTGGAGCAGCGGCCCCCCGTCGTCACGGTCATGGGTCACGTCGACCACGGCAAGACGCGACTGCTGGACTCGATCCGAAACACCACGGTCCGCGAAGGCGAGTCCGGTGGCATCACCCAGCACATCGGTGCTTACCAGGTGCTTACCGAACTCGAAGGCAACGAGCGTTTGGTCACCTTCATCGATACACCGGGTCACGAGGCCTTCACGGCCATGCGTGCTCGTGGTGCCAAGGCAACCGACCTCGCGATCCTGGTTGTTGCAGCCGACGACGGTGTCATGCCGCAGACGGTCGAAGCGATCAACCACGCGCAAGCTGCAGATGTCCCGATCGTGGTGGCGATCAACAAGATCGACAAGGAAGGCGCAAACCCGGACAAGATCCGGCAGCAGCTGACCGAGTACGGACTTGTGGCCGAGGAATACGGCGGCGACACGATGTTCGTGGAGATCTCGGCGAAGCAGGGCACCAACATCGACGCACTTCTCGAAGCTGTGTTGCTGACAGCAGATGCCTCACTGGATCTGCGTGCCAACCCGGATATGGACGCTCAGGGTGTCGCCATCGAGGCGCACCTCGACCGTGGTCGTGGACCGGTTGCCACCGTGCTCATCGCCCGCGGAACGTTGCGTGTCGGTGACTCGATCGTTGCCGGTGACGCCTACGGTCGTGTCCGTCGAATGGTCGACGAGCACGGCGAAGATGTCATCGAAGCACTGCCGTCCCGTCCGGTACAGGTCATCGGCTTCACGTCGGTGCCCGGTGCAGGCGACAACCTGTTGGTCGTCGACGAGGATCGCATTGCCCGTCAGATCGCCGATCGACGCAACGCTCGCAAGCGCAATGCGCTCGCCGCGAAGTCTCGTAAGCGCATCAGCCTGGACGATCTCGATGCAGCGTTGAGGGAGACTTCACAGCTGAACTTGATCCTCAAGGGTGACAACTCGGGAACCGTCGAGGCCCTCGAAGAGGCACTGGTCGGTATCCAGATCGACGACGAGGTCGAACTGCGCGTCATCGACCGCGGCGTCGGCGGCGTGACGGAGACCAATGTCAACCTGGCGTCGGCATCGAATGCGATCATCATCGGATTCAACGTTCGAGCGGAGGGCAAGGCCACCGAGCTGGCCAACCGTGAAGGCGTCGACATCCGGTACTACTCGGTGATCTACCAGGCCATCGACGAGATCGAAAGCGCGCTCAAGGGCATGCTCAAGCCGGTCTACGAAGAGGTTGCGCTCGGCCAGGCCGAGATTCGTGCAATGTTCCGTTCTTCGAAGGTCGGAAGTATTGCCGGTTGTCTCGTCACCTCGGGTACCATCCGTCGCAATGCGAAAGCACGACTGCTGCGTGACAACAAGGTGGTTGCCGAGACCGTCACCATTTCCTCGCTCCGGCGGGAAAAGGAGGACGTGGTCGAGGTGCGAGAGGGCTACGAATGCGGTCTTACGGTGACGTACTCGGACATCAAGGTAGGCGATGTCGTCGAGGCATACGAGCTCCGTGAAAAGGCTCGCGACTAG
- a CDS encoding DUF503 domain-containing protein, with the protein MYLGALELDVLLGDVRSLAEKRSKVDPVLTELHSFGVSAEETGELGRFRRSLFGIAAAGSDIDGLHDKLDECERHIAERQDLELLAVRRRIFGPED; encoded by the coding sequence GTGTATCTGGGGGCGCTCGAGTTGGACGTGTTGTTGGGCGACGTTCGTTCGCTCGCTGAGAAGCGTTCGAAGGTCGATCCTGTTCTCACGGAGTTACACAGCTTCGGGGTTTCGGCTGAGGAGACGGGCGAGCTCGGGCGTTTTCGGCGGTCGTTGTTCGGAATTGCAGCTGCCGGTTCGGATATCGACGGATTGCACGACAAGCTCGACGAATGCGAACGGCATATCGCGGAGCGGCAAGATCTGGAATTGTTGGCGGTCAGAAGAAGAATTTTCGGTCCCGAGGACTGA
- the rimP gene encoding ribosome maturation factor RimP, with amino-acid sequence MPVPSKERVIALLSDLVTSRGFDLEDVNVVSAGKHSAVRIMVDREEGIDLDTLPSLSREISDIFDSVSDFGDAPYTLEVTTPGVDRPLTEDRHWRRARGRMVRFKLENEKFDARVGHLDGRLLTVVTRDKGVVATRVVELDDVVKAVVQVEFSKPKADEMELTGGVVAGRPAPADNDEIVNVETPEEGSDK; translated from the coding sequence ATGCCTGTTCCGTCCAAGGAGAGGGTCATCGCACTCCTGTCCGACCTGGTGACCAGCCGCGGGTTCGATTTGGAAGATGTCAACGTGGTCTCGGCAGGCAAGCACAGTGCCGTACGCATCATGGTCGATCGTGAAGAGGGCATCGACCTCGACACATTGCCGTCCCTCAGCCGTGAGATCTCCGACATATTCGACTCGGTGTCGGACTTCGGTGATGCTCCTTACACCCTCGAGGTAACCACTCCTGGAGTCGATCGTCCGCTCACCGAGGATCGCCACTGGCGGCGCGCACGCGGGCGGATGGTCCGATTCAAGTTGGAGAACGAGAAGTTCGACGCACGTGTCGGTCACCTCGATGGCCGATTGCTCACGGTGGTCACTCGTGACAAGGGCGTTGTCGCGACCCGAGTCGTGGAGCTCGATGACGTTGTGAAGGCTGTTGTGCAAGTAGAATTCTCGAAGCCGAAAGCAGACGAGATGGAGCTGACGGGCGGCGTTGTCGCGGGTAGGCCTGCTCCTGCCGACAACGACGAGATAGTGAACGTGGAAACACCGGAAGAAGGGTCCGACAAGTGA
- a CDS encoding ferritin-like domain-containing protein, producing the protein MSDLGIEQHALIDALNAEYAAVFAYGVVGAFSNPARGGLIAADAAAHRARRDATLDALRAASVTPPLASPAYSIPFPVGDPVTSAQLAAQAEIDTSIAWRSVIERSESGPTRETGVTALTEAALRLANWREILGVSPPTVPFPGQP; encoded by the coding sequence ATGAGCGACCTCGGCATCGAACAACACGCACTCATCGACGCATTGAACGCCGAGTACGCCGCGGTCTTTGCGTACGGCGTCGTCGGCGCATTCTCGAATCCGGCTCGTGGGGGCCTCATCGCGGCCGACGCTGCAGCGCACCGCGCACGTCGAGACGCAACCCTCGATGCGTTGCGCGCTGCGAGCGTCACCCCACCGCTTGCCAGCCCGGCATATTCCATCCCGTTTCCGGTCGGCGATCCCGTCACATCGGCGCAACTTGCCGCCCAAGCCGAGATCGACACCTCGATAGCGTGGAGATCGGTCATCGAGCGCAGCGAGTCCGGCCCCACTCGGGAGACCGGAGTCACTGCGCTCACAGAAGCGGCGTTACGACTGGCGAACTGGCGTGAAATCCTGGGTGTATCTCCGCCGACCGTCCCCTTCCCCGGTCAACCGTGA
- a CDS encoding acyl-CoA dehydrogenase family protein: MAHLTLFDPATYDPTQFDDETRRQLRSLIDWFEDRGKATLLADDLDAVWTSDFLDFVAKEKLFATFSTPAAYADGDSDKRWDASRNAALSEILGFYGLSYWYAWQVTVLGLGPIWMSENEEAKRRAARALNGGSVMAFGLSERAHGADVYSTDMLLRPSEEEGVEFLASGEKYYIGNGNVAGMVSVFGRRTDRDGPDAYVFFVADSSHPKYVLRDNVIHGQMFVSTFTLEDYPVRAEDILHTGADAFSAALNTVNVGKFNLCTGSIGITEHAFYESITHAHNRILYGNRVTEFPHVRASFVDAYSRLIAMKLFSGRAVDYFRSASLEDRRYLLFNPMTKAKVTSEGETVVRLLHDVIAAKGYEKNTYFREAAQMIGTLPKLEGTVHVNVALMLKFMPAYMFAPMDYPDVVTRDDASDDAFFFAQGPARGAGKVRFHDRESTYEKFSHVPNVARFYEQASAFKTFLTDTAPDEAQQKDLDFLLNVGHLFSLVVYGHLILESAEKVSTELLDQIFDFQIRDFSGYAVALHGKPSSTEAQQAWALAAIRKPVVDLARFDSVWSEVVSYDGAYEMRG, from the coding sequence ATGGCCCACCTCACGTTGTTCGATCCCGCGACGTACGATCCGACCCAGTTCGACGACGAAACGCGGCGCCAGTTGCGATCGCTGATCGACTGGTTCGAGGATCGAGGCAAGGCCACATTGCTCGCCGACGATCTCGATGCTGTCTGGACCAGCGACTTTCTCGACTTCGTTGCCAAGGAGAAGCTGTTCGCGACGTTTTCGACACCGGCTGCCTATGCCGATGGCGACTCCGACAAGCGCTGGGATGCATCCCGTAATGCTGCCCTGAGTGAAATCCTCGGCTTCTACGGACTGTCCTACTGGTATGCCTGGCAGGTCACCGTACTCGGACTCGGGCCGATCTGGATGAGCGAGAACGAGGAAGCCAAGCGCCGCGCAGCGCGGGCACTGAACGGCGGGTCCGTGATGGCGTTCGGACTGTCCGAGCGCGCCCACGGTGCCGACGTCTACTCGACGGATATGTTGCTCCGGCCGTCCGAAGAAGAGGGCGTCGAGTTTCTGGCGTCGGGGGAGAAGTACTACATCGGCAACGGCAACGTCGCGGGTATGGTCTCGGTGTTCGGGCGCCGCACCGACCGCGATGGGCCGGATGCCTACGTCTTCTTCGTCGCCGACAGCAGTCATCCCAAATATGTTCTACGTGACAACGTGATTCACGGCCAGATGTTCGTCAGTACCTTCACCCTCGAGGACTACCCGGTCCGAGCCGAGGACATTCTGCACACTGGCGCAGACGCGTTTTCCGCCGCACTCAATACCGTCAACGTCGGTAAGTTCAACCTCTGCACGGGTTCGATCGGAATTACCGAGCATGCGTTCTACGAGTCGATCACGCACGCGCACAACAGGATTCTCTATGGCAACCGGGTCACCGAATTCCCGCATGTGCGTGCGAGTTTCGTCGACGCCTATTCGCGACTGATCGCGATGAAGCTCTTCAGTGGGCGGGCAGTCGACTACTTCAGGTCCGCAAGCCTCGAGGATCGGCGCTACCTGCTGTTCAATCCGATGACCAAGGCCAAGGTGACCTCCGAAGGCGAGACCGTGGTTCGGTTGCTGCACGATGTGATCGCAGCGAAGGGGTACGAGAAGAACACGTACTTTCGTGAGGCCGCGCAGATGATCGGAACCCTGCCCAAGCTCGAAGGCACAGTGCACGTCAACGTCGCCCTCATGCTCAAGTTCATGCCGGCGTACATGTTCGCTCCGATGGACTATCCCGATGTCGTGACACGTGACGACGCTTCCGACGACGCGTTCTTCTTCGCTCAGGGTCCCGCACGCGGAGCAGGGAAAGTGCGATTCCACGACCGGGAGTCGACATACGAAAAGTTTTCGCATGTTCCCAACGTCGCGCGGTTCTACGAGCAGGCTTCGGCCTTCAAGACGTTTCTGACCGACACCGCACCGGACGAAGCACAGCAGAAGGATCTGGACTTCCTACTCAACGTGGGGCACCTGTTCTCGTTGGTCGTCTACGGTCATCTGATTCTGGAATCGGCCGAGAAGGTCTCCACCGAGTTGCTCGATCAGATCTTCGACTTTCAAATTCGTGATTTCTCCGGTTACGCAGTTGCTCTGCACGGGAAGCCGTCCTCTACCGAGGCGCAGCAGGCCTGGGCTCTTGCGGCGATCCGCAAGCCGGTGGTCGATCTGGCTCGCTTCGACTCAGTGTGGTCCGAGGTAGTTTCCTATGACGGCGCGTACGAGATGAGGGGCTGA
- a CDS encoding YlxR family protein → MRTCVGCKERAPAAGLLRVVVRDRDSSESVIVPDVDHRLPGRGAWLHLDPRCLENAERRRAFGRALRVSGSVDSSAVVSFLEGVDDRDSPLEKNRQQH, encoded by the coding sequence GTGAGAACATGTGTCGGGTGCAAGGAGCGAGCTCCGGCCGCCGGTCTGCTGAGAGTTGTGGTTCGGGATCGAGATTCTTCGGAATCGGTCATCGTGCCCGATGTCGACCACCGGCTTCCCGGTAGAGGTGCATGGTTGCATCTCGACCCGAGATGTCTGGAGAATGCAGAGCGGCGCCGTGCATTCGGTAGAGCGCTACGCGTGTCGGGATCTGTCGACTCGTCAGCGGTCGTCTCCTTTCTCGAAGGAGTCGACGACAGAGATTCACCCCTCGAGAAGAACAGGCAACAGCACTGA